The genome window CATGAGCTCTCCGCCGCCCGCCCGCAGGGGCTTTTACCGCCAGGAGGTGACTAAGACCGCCTGGGAGGTGCGCGTCGTGTACCAGGATCTGCAGCCCGTGGGCTCGGGCGCCTATGGCGCGGTGTGGTAAGCGCAGGCCGGGCGGAGGGTGTCAGGGCGCGGTGGCCGGCCCGCTTGCTAAGTCGCGCGTCCCGCAGCTCCGCCGTGGACAGCCGCACAGGCTCCAAAGTGGCCATCAAGAAGCTGTACCGGCCCTTCCAGTCGGAGCTGTTCGCCAAGCGCGCTTACCGGGAGCTGCGCCTCCTGAAGCACATGCGCCACGAGAACGTGAGTGCGCTGGGCCGCCGTTCGCACACCGCGTTCACACACCGCGCCGTTGCCTCTGCTCACCTCTTGCTCCTGCCCCAGAAGACCGGTCTCTCCCATCGGTCACTTCAGCATACCCAGTGTggtgggaggaggttgggggacagTTAGGGCAGCATCTAGAGAAGGGTGGGGGGCACTAAATCGAGAGGGCAGAGCCAGGCTCTTTGACACTGCTTCTCAAGCCAGACACTGCTTCACAGGTCAGTCCCTGGCAAAGACTTAGTGCTCACCTCAGCTTCTCCCTGGACCACATCTGGCTCTGCAGCACAGGCCCTGGTCAGGGGATGGCAGCTTCTGGGGCAAAGGGATGGACCAGTTTTCACCCCAAATTCTGTGGAGCCTCTTCCCTGTTTCCAGACATCTCCCATAGATAGAGCCCAGGTGGCTTCTTCAGCCCTTTCTGCCCCCTTCTTGAACCCACTCTGCTCCTGTCCACCTTCTGAGCATGGCATGCCGAGCTAGGCATGGAATGGCAGTCGACATCCTGGCCCTGTCACCTCAGAGGTTTAGGTATCTGGGGATAGAAGGGTTTAGGGAGCTGGTGTGTGGAGGCACAATGGCCAGCACGCAGATGCTTCCTTCATGTGTCTGGCTGGGGTTCATGGAGAATGGTGGCTCAAGGGAGGCTAGGGAAAGGCCTCCCTTGTTTTCAGACATGTCCACAGGACACCACACATGGCTGCCATGGGCCTCTCTGGTGACCCTTACTGTGTGCTGGCCAAGGGAGCTACTACTGCTTCTTCCTGCAGATCCTCTGTGGCCAAGaactctgcccctccctccagaGCTACTCCTGCCTCATCCTCATCTAGGCCCAGTCTGAGGACTAGTGGTTTAGACACCCAGACCCTAGCTAAACTTGCTCCTGACTCATAGTTTTGCCCCTTCTGGGTCATAGGAGCCACTAGCCTGTCCCCTCTGGAAACTTATTCCATCTGTCCCAGTGAAATCCATTCATGGTGGACCACAATCCAGCTTGGGCCTACCTGCCAGTCACACCTGGTCACACCCTGGCCTTGTCCCTGTGAGGTCAGACTCTTCTACCCAAGGCTTCATCTGGCTCCTCCCTTACTGTTCCCCATTCCCACCCACCCAtcctccccttcccacccctgCCCTAGCAGACCCTCCTCCTCAGGTCTGCTCCCTCAGGACCTGTGCTGGGGTTTCTTCCACAGTGCTAGTGGATCCTACCATGCCCCTCAAGCTCCTGACCCACCAGCATCTGGGCGCTACTGCCTCCCAGGCACCCTGCACACAAGCTAGGAGACTTGGCCTAGACAAGCTAGGAGACTTGGCCTAGCGTGGACCCCCTTTCTCGGGAGGAAACTGGCTGTGAGAGGCCGAGGCTAGCAGCAGGTGAAGGAGTTGCCACATACCCAGCTCTGTCCCTCAGCCTCCACTGCGGGTATCTTCCATCTCCTACCCCCATCTCCAGCTGCCATCCATACCTCAGAGGCACGAAAGTCTCCAACCTGATAGCCCTTTAACCAACCAGGATTCTGTGGCTCTTCTTGCTCAAACATTCTCGCCATGCCCAGGCCTCACTTGCCTCCAGACCCCTCTCTGGATATCTTGCTCTGTTCCCTtctcccccccatcccccacccatgACTCTGGTCCTGGTGGCTGCAGCGGTAATCTAGCTGTCCCTTCACCTTGTGTCCTTCTTGCTTCACTCTAGTCTGTCCCCACATTCAGTATCACGCCTGTTTTAAACCCTTGTCAGCTCTAGGATCAAAGCCAAACCTTCACCTGGCATGCAAGGGCCTGTTCAGGCTCCCTCTAACCTCTGCTTGGCTACTCCTGGCCCTGGGCCTCggccacctggcctccctccttgTGTTCCTCAAATGCTCGAAGtgttctccctctgcctccaccaCCATTCGCACGGCCTCTGCCAGGTGTTGTTCCCACTTCATCCATGGCACATCCACCTGTCTCCCTGCTGCTCGAATGGTGCAGGCCTCCCTGGGTCCCTGGGGGCCCTTTCACTCTGAGCCCCGGGTCCCAGTTGTCACATTACCTGTCTGCTGTCCATCACCCCTGACCAGGACTCTTCGGGGCCAAATTTGACTGTTGGTTTGGTCATAGTGCTGCTTGCCTGGGCCTCTCCAACAGAGAACCAGCTCTGGGAAGTACCTGCCGGATGTTGGCTCTCCCCTGGGAGGCTGTCCACATCCTGGTCCGAGGTTTTCAATGGGACAGGAAGATGGGGAGGAAGGGTCAAGGAACTAGAGCTCCTTGGATGGCTGGGAGCTAATCCAGACTTggggcttcccctcccccagaggACCCCAGCTGTCATCTTCCAAAAATAGCCTGTGTCTGTGGGCAGGTGTGCCAGGGCTGGGTGGTGCTGCCAGTGGGCAGTGCCACCCCTATGgacagtggggagagagggagacagctgCAGGGGGCTTTCCTGTCCAGAGCACAGTCCTAGTCTGGGGGGTGTGCCCATCCTAGCTGGTGATCTGTCCTCCTCCCCAGGTGATTGGGCTGCTGGATGTGTTCACTCCAGATGAGACCCTGGATGATTTCACAGACTTGTGAGTACTAGCCTGGGGTTGGCTGGGCAGGGTTAAGGAGTGTTGGGCACTGACTTTGGGTTCTGGGTTGGCATGGgggcctgctggaggcaggcctCCCTATAGCCTAGAGAGGGGTCAGGATGCACATTGCCCACCCCATCTTCATACCACAGCCCACCTCCCTCCCACATGCCCCTGGGACCCATGGCATTGGCACAGCCAGGTGGTACCTGGCCCTTCTCTTCCCATCATGCTTGGCACCAGGCTGTCTCTAGTGCTGGAAGTGTGAGCCTTGGACCTGAGCATTTGTTAACTGGCAGGTCCCGGGCTCAGGGTCCTGGCTGTGAGTGTGTGGCCGTAACTGGAGCTGCTGACCTTTgctggagggcaggggaggggcagcagggtGCCTGCTCTGTGGCTGCCTGGGCAGCAACCCCTGGGCTCATACTGCTGTCGGCTGGGAGCCAGGGGCCTGGCTTGGGAAGGGCTGGGAGGACCGGCTCCCTGCTGCCTGACCTTGCAGAGGTCAAGGACCCACGCTGGCCTCAATGTCTTGCCCGGGTGCTAAGTGTCTCTCCCCCGTCTCCATCCACCTGCTCAGCCTGCCCCTCAGACACCATTGTCCTGCTGTCTCATCCCTGCCCACCGGTACTTCCCTCCTGTCTGTGAGCACTGGTGTCTCCAGCCCCTTGCCTGATACAGTCCCAGCCCACCTGACATTCTGGGGTGGGGTAGGTGCAGACTGGGGGTCTTCCTGGGTTTGAGCCTGGTCCCGACCCCACAGTTACCTGGTCATGCCGTTCATGGGCACCGACCTGGGCAAGCTCATGAAACATGAGAAGCTGAGCGAGGACCGAATCCAGTTCCTTGTCTACCAGATGCTGAAAGGGCTGAAGGTGAGGACAGGCCGTGGGTGAAGGAGGGGAAGTCTCTTGGCTGGTCTGTAGCTATGAGGTCCTAGTGAGCTGACACGACTGACCCTCTCTTTGTCCCCGCAGTATATCCATGCTGCTGGCATCATTCATAGGGTGAgtcctggtggtggtgggagcCTCTCCTGGTTGTGTGGGCATCCAAGGCGCTCAACTCCTAGGGCCTCCGTTTCTTACCTGAAAGGGGCATGATGGGGTCCAGTGGGGAGATTACACAGTACCTTTACACAGTCCTGGGGCCAGGCACCTCCACCCTCCCCAGTCTGTCTGCTCCCAGGCTTAGCCGCTGCCCCAGCTCCTGCTCTTGCGCCCCTACTGGCAGGCAACACAGCCACCTTTCCTCTGCCCCCAGGACCTGAAGCCTGGCAACCTGGCAGTGAATGAGGACTGTGAGCTTAAGGTGTGTGttgggtgggggctccagctctCTCCCCACCTGCCCATCTGCCTGCCACGCCCTCAGTTCTCAGACCTGGAGGAGGGTTGGCCCTGGCCCAGGCAGAGGGACTAGCTGTGAGGCAGTGGTCCAGCAGCTGATGGCCAGATGTGCCCTTGGGAGGCACTTGATGGGGGTGGCATCAGGCACCCTGCTTgaggtgagaggtgggaggcatcCCTCAGCCTCTCATGCCTGAGCCAAGGCAGGGCCAAAAAGACCTCTTTAAAGGTACCTGCCGAGACCTAGGGGGTCAGCATTAGCAGGGAGTAGAGGGATAGGGAGAGGAGATGCCCTGGGGTGCCTGGTTctaagggtggggggaggcatgCTCTGTTGTGCTGGGTGCACAGGCCACAGGGAGGAACCCATGGGAAGGCTTGAGGTTCTGTGGCCGTGACCTCAGGCGTTGAAGGTTTGGCAGGAGCCTCAGTGTACCCAGCTCTCTTGGGGTCCCTGGACCACAGGCTGACCCACTCACTCCCCGGGGACCCTTCTGCACCACCTTCCTGATTCTGACTGCAGATCCTGGACTTTGGCCTGGCCAGACAGGCAGACAGTGAGATGACTGGATATGTGGTGACTCGGTGGTACCGGGCACCTGAGGTCATCCTGAATTGGATGCACTACACACAGACAGGTGAGAAATTACTCAGAGATGGGGCCACCACCTGCTTCAGTCTCCCAAGCTGGACCCCCCCACCCATGGCTGCTCCTCTGGAGGCTGCTGAGCTGGGATGGAGCCAGGAGGGTGTGGCAGATGGCCCCTGTGTCCATGTTCCCCCTGTGCGTCCCTCCCCCCCGGCCCACAGAGCCCTGATGAGGGGGCTTCTGTCTCAGTGGACATCTGGTCTGCGGGCTGCATCATGGCGGAGATGATCACAGGGAAGACACTGTTCAAGGGCAGCGACCGTATCCTACACCTGCGGGGTCAGGCGGGCTAAGCAGGGTGCAGCCTATACCTGTGGGGTCAGTGGTGCTGGGTGGGTGGATAAGCCCTGCTCTCTGGCCCACACTGTGCTCCTGAGCTCAGCCGAGACCTGGACCAGCTGAAGGAGATCTTGAAGGTGACAGGGACACCTCCTGATGAGTTTGTGCAGAGGCTGCAGAGTGCTGATGTTAGTTGGGAGCTGGGCGGGGGCTGGAGGGCCCGGGGCGGGCCTGGGAGCTGGTTCCTCAACCTTTCTTTCAACACAGGCAAAGAACTACATGAAGGGCCTCCCTGAATTGGAGAAGAAAGATTTTGCCTCCATCCTGACCAATGCAAGCCCTCAGGGTAGGGCTATCCTTGGGGGAGTGTGGGGTCAGTGACCAGGTGCTGGATGTGGGGCCCTCATCCCTCCCCAGCTTGACCTGCCCTCTCCCCAGCTTTGAACCTCCTGGAGAAAATGCTGGTGCTGGATGCTGAGCAGCGGGTGACAGCGGCTGAGGCGCTGACCCACCCCTACTTTGAATCACTGCATGACACAGAGGATGAGCCCAAGGCCCAGAAGTATGATGAGTCCTTTGATGACGTAGACCGCACGCTGGATGAGTGGAAGCGTGAGTGGGGGGCTCTGGGCAGGGCCTGTGGCTGTACCCTGTGAACCCCATGCAGGTGGCTAGGGTTCAGAGTCCTCGGTCCGTCAGTTGAGGAATACAACAGGAGGTCAGAGGACAGTGGGGCGTCCTGGTCACGGTGACCTCTGGCTGGAGCTAAAGGACAAAAGAGAGGGTGTGAACTCCTGCAGCAGCTAGGCACACGGAGGAGTATGAAATGAATTCTAGAAATCACGGGGAGGCAGCTTCAAACGCAGGGCGGTTGTGAGCACTTCCCCACCCCCGCCAGTGCCCACCTCTTCCTGCCCAGGCCACAGAGTCTGGCCACCCTGAAGACCCTCCATACCCACTTGTCCCCAGGCCTCTGCTCACTCCTGTTGAACTTGCCCTTGACTCTCCCTGCCCCTTTCATGACTCCATTATTCACATGGACAACTGCGTACCCCTCGTTTCCTGCCAGCAGGATAAGGGCCACCCCAGCCAGCCCACAGTACCTAGCACCTCCTTGTCTATCCCCTACAGCCCCTTTGAGTAGTTCAGAGCCCCTATACTGCTCTGTACCTACAGGTTTTGTGCCAGCCATTCTCTTTTGTAATTTCTGAGGGTCAAACTGTATCTGCTCAGCCTCAAGCTGAGTTCAAGGATGCCTGCCCTGACCAGTCAGTCCCCAGTTCTCCCTCTGTTGTGGTCCTGACACCCTATGCTGGAACTGGTCTCGTTCATCTGCACTCCAGAATGGCAGGCCATGAGGGCTGGTCTTGATGTTTTTCGGTGGCTGCAGGACCAGCCTGGGGGTGCAAGGATGTCTGAGAGCAGCAGTTGGCACCCCTGGGGGCATGGAACCTGACTGCTACTGTGTCCTAGGCTCCATCTGGCTCTATCTCAGACCCAGGGCCTTAATCCTGCACAAGGGGGTAGGGCGGGGCTGTATGGGTTGTGGTTCCCAAACCATGTTCCTTAGGACCACTGGGTTCCTTGGTGCCTCCAGCAGGCACTCCACCCGTATCTGTGCTGTATTTTGTACTTTACAGTTTGGTTTGATCAAAGTTTTTGTTGCTAAGAAAAGATCTCCTGAAAACCACAGGCCACAGGATTCTCTCTGTGGTCCTTGCCCACACAACCCTTGCTAAGAGCTTTGCTTTGGCTACAGACCATGGTGGTCACATGGCCTGTTTGTGGCTGGGGTCCAGGTCAGGATGCAAACTCATCACTTCCTGTTTCCCTGGGAAAAGTCAGCTCTGCAGCAGTGGCCTCTTCACACAAACCTTCCCTGTGTAGACAGCCCCTGCCTTAGGATTAAAGGGAATGCATTCATGCCACATGCAGGGCAAACCACACAGACTACCTGCTCTAAAAGCACAGTGTGTCCTGAGCTGGGCTTATGGAGTACCCATGTTCCCCTAACTGGTACTCCATGAGCCAAGTGAGTGTGAAAGGCTGGGTTAGGCTGAGTAGAACCTGCCCATTAGCAGACTGATCAGAAGGGAGTAGAGCAGGCCCCACAAGTCAGGGAACATGACCACCTGACAAGGAAGGTGGACACTGCAGGTAGTTGATGAGAATTCCTCTCATTTAAGTCTAAGTGGCTATTCTGGATCTGAAGACTGTGATGTGTCTTGGTCAGACCCTGAGCAGCTACTTGAGAGACCACATTGGTTTACATTTCTAGGACGTCCTCTGTTCACAAAGTCTGTGGGGCCAAGGCCTGCTTAGCCACTATAGGGGCAGTAATATTGAGTTCCAGGAGCCTTATCAGGGTGGCTTGTCACTGTGGAGAAACTCTGGTGGGCTGAGAGTGGCTGTGGTCTGGGACGAAGTCACATGTATGGTACAAAGGAGCCTACCTGACACCAACACCCCAGCAGTTACCTCTGACACTGATGTTTTGGGTCAGTGGTCTGGGCCTGGgaactctccccaccccccagcctagGTGGACTCTCATAGGTTTTGTTGCTGGTCAGGGTGAGCACCAGGCGGTTAGGCATCTGAAGGGGTGTGAATTGTAggggttgattcttttttattttactttattttttagagacaaagagagtcagagagagggatagatagggacagacaggaacagagagagatgagaagcatcaatcatcagtttttcattgtgacaccttagttgttcattgattgccttctcatatgtgccttgaccgcgggccttcagcagaccgagtaatcccttgctcgagccagcaaccttgggtccaagctggtgagttttgctcaaaccagatgagcccgcactcaaactggcaacctctgggtctcgaacctggatcttccgcattccagtccgatgctctatccactgcgccaccgcctggtcaggcggggggttgattcttttcaaaaaaattttcttttatttttttttgtgggggttggTTCTGATGGGTGATTGGGCCCCTTCTCCCAtgactctccatctctctctcttctcccaccccaGGGGACACATATAAAGAGGTGCTCAGCTTCAAGCCTCCCCGGCAGCTGGGGGCCAAGGCCTCCAAGGAGACAGCCCTGTGAAGACTCCTGGGCCCTGAGTGGGTGGTGGGGATGCCTTGGGGACCCTGACTGGGGCTTCCATCTGGAAGAGGGGGGACCTGTGACCTTGGCTGGGCCTTGCATCCCAGGAGACTCCTCATTCCATGGACCATCCTCCCCTAAGCCTGTGGCTCACTCTCAGACCCCCACCTCAGCCTAACCTTTAAGGAGCATTTAGACTTTCTGGACAGGACACCCACCTGACCTAGGTCTGGCCTCTGAGCCTCTGAGCAGTAGTCCCTGAGCAGGGAGCAGCAAGAAGCCTCAGAGCCTTTGGAGTGGGGTGGGGCTTGGGATCAAGGCCTGGCTTCAGACTCTGCTTGCTCTGAACCATGCTGAGGCCCAGCTCATGTGGCTGAGAAGGAAGGACAGGGAGGGCGCAGGCGCTGACTCAGGGATGTCTCTTCTGGGGGGTGTTAGTGTGGACTCTTTTGCACCCCCAGCCTGGAATGTAAATTGTCCATATGGTGTGCCCACGTGGCTGGGAGGAAATAAACCCTTTTGTAGCACTCCCACCTGGGCTTCTCTTCCTGATTCTTTGGCTGGACATCCACCTTTAGGTCTCTGAGCTGCAGCCTTACACAGGAAGGAGACCAGCCTGGAAACCTCAGTTCCTCTTTCCCATCACAAAGCTAGTGCCTACCTCCCCTTCTGTGCCAGTGAGCCCTGAGCCTGGAGCCTCTATATTATGGCTTGTCATCCCTTTTGGGATGACCTTCCTCTCAAGGGTTGGACTCTGGAGCCCAACCTTGGGGCAGGGCCTGATGAGGGTGTGGTGTGTTAGGTTCCAATCTGGGGCTCAGTCCCAGCTGTCTGAGTTCCCTGCCCTCCCCAAGACCAGGTTCCTAGGAGTTGAAGCAACACAGGCCTCCTCCCTAGTGTTCCAGGGTAGGGTGGGTTCTGTTTACTCAGaacctcctgcccctcccacgACCACATCCCAGCGTCATTCATGAGCCCGCAAGGCCCTCTGCCGGCTATTCGGCGTCTTTGAAAGTGAGCTGCCGGATCAAGAGCCACTATTGGGCCCCAGAGCCCGCCCTAGCTCCTCCCACCTGTCCTCTGAGTAGGTGCTCCGAAAGTGGGGCCAGGCCGTTCTCTCCGTCTGGAGCTGGTCTAAGTACACGCAGTCCAACCAAAAGCAGCTGCCGAGGGGGAACCAGCCTTCCATGCTCAGAAGTCTCGTGCCTTTGGGGCCCATCTACGTCGCCACCCCTCGCTCTCCAAATGGGGCGGTCCGTCCCTGGCCACGCCCTTCGTGGCCACGTGTGCCACTGTGGCTAATCAGAGCACGCCATTCCAAAGCCACCTTGCTTGGTGGGCAGCTTACCCAAATCACCCAATTGGAGTCTCCCCAGAGCCCCTGCAGTGCCCTGGCGACCAAGGAGCTAGGTGGGAGGTACtgcggctccatggcctcacctcccaGATCTCCACCCGCGCCCCGCCCCTAGAGCCAGGCCCCTCCTCCGGAGCGGGTCGCCCCCAGCTCCACGCCTAAGCCCCCCTTGCAAGAGACCCATCTCCCAGATTTCAAGACTCTGCCCAAGCCCCTCCTCCGAGAGACCCGCCCCCAGGGCCCAGTCCCAGAGCCTCCGTGTTTCAGGCCCGCGACTTTCGGTGGCCTTCTCTCTTCCTGGTTACTTTGCTTTGTGTCTGTGCCCGCGCCTCCTCGTTTGCTGGCCCCATTCATCATTCAGTCATTCTCCCTTGCCCagaccctccctctctctgcctttcccgcGTCCCCCGTTGCGGCGTCTCCTGTCCAGCTTTCCTGCCACCACCCAGACCTTCCGACTCGTCCACTCTTGGGCAAGGGACCTTCCTGGAGCTTCAATCGCACCCTGTTACTCTCTTCTTAAACCTCGGGGGCAGCCCAGACCTAGCCGAGCCCCGAGCCCCAGGCGGACAGGGGCCTTGCTTCTTAGGATCCCAGCTCCGCCTTCGCCGCTCTTCCCAGAGCTTGGACCGTGCGGTCAGGGTGGGCCTGGGGGTGCCGGGGCGGAGGGGGATCCTTCCACGGCACTTGGTTGTGGAGACATCCGTCGGGGCCCGGACAAACTGGCCCTCTGCTTGTACAATACAtgcctcccttcccatctctagAAGGGAACGAGTTTGGCGACCTGTCCGCGTTCCGAGGTAGGAGGAGGTAGAGCCATGACTAGAGCGGCGAGGGGGCGGGTCGGAAGAAGCCGGAAGCCAGAGTCTAGGCCTAGGAGGTGCTACCCTGTCGACCCCTGATTCGCTTCGACCCCTGATTCGCTCCGACCCCGGCTCCAGCGTGGGGCCTCCATCCCGCCTGGCTCTTTGTATTCCTGGTCTGGCTGGGTGCCCTCTTCCCCTGCTGTTGCCTAGGCATTACGCTGCTCCCTGGGGCTGCAAGGCAGGGACGGGTAGTGCACTTTCCTGCGACTGAGGACGTCTGGGTCCTCCCACTTACGGCTGGGTCATGAAGACCGCACTCGTGTACCACGAAGACATGACGGCCGCCAGGCTGCTCTGGGAGGAGTAAGTGTGACCTGGCAGAGGTAGGGGATGGGAAGGAGACTCTGGAGTCTGAGTTCTTTGTCTACTCAGCCCCGAGTGTGAGATCGAGTGTCCTGAGCGCCTGACCACCACCCTGGGACGTCTGCAGCAACGTGGCTTGCAGCAGAGGTGCCTATGGATGGCAGCCCGAGAAGcctcagaggcagagctgggcctgGTGCACAGGTCAGACCCCAGGCAGCCTAGGACCTGAGCCCACCCCAGCCAGTCAGTGCCTCACAAACAGTGCATCTCCCCACCTGCCTCAGTTTTAACATTGGGTGGGTGAGTGAGGGAGCAATGAGGTGGGCAGTCCTACCCTGGTCCAGcccctttttctcctcccctccctattCCTGCTGGTGACTCTGCCTTGCCTCCCTGCTCCTTCGCAGCCCAGAGTACCTGGCCCTGATGCGCAGGACCCAGGCGTTGGACACGGGGGAACTCCAGGCACTATCTGGACAATATGATGCCGTCTATTTTCATCCGGTGTGTTCCCTGGGGACATACCCACCCACTGATCCAGGTGTCCATGCCTGTTCACGGCAATGGTTGCCAACCCGGCCAAAGTCCGTGTCCATAAACTTGCTGATGCCTTGCACACCCACTGCTGCTGGCACCTGGGACTGTCCTGGCCCATCTTTTCAGCACTTGGTGCCCTATAACCTGGCACAGACCTGGGCAGAGTCTGTAAGGGGTAACTGGTGGGGGGCTcatctccacccctgccccca of Saccopteryx bilineata isolate mSacBil1 chromosome 1, mSacBil1_pri_phased_curated, whole genome shotgun sequence contains these proteins:
- the MAPK12 gene encoding mitogen-activated protein kinase 12 isoform X2, which gives rise to MSSPPPARRGFYRQEVTKTAWEVRVVYQDLQPVGSGAYGAVCSAVDSRTGSKVAIKKLYRPFQSELFAKRAYRELRLLKHMRHENVIGLLDVFTPDETLDDFTDFYLVMPFMGTDLGKLMKHEKLSEDRIQFLVYQMLKGLKYIHAAGIIHRILDFGLARQADSEMTGYVVTRWYRAPEVILNWMHYTQTVDIWSAGCIMAEMITGKTLFKGSDHLDQLKEILKVTGTPPDEFVQRLQSADAKNYMKGLPELEKKDFASILTNASPQALNLLEKMLVLDAEQRVTAAEALTHPYFESLHDTEDEPKAQKYDESFDDVDRTLDEWKRDTYKEVLSFKPPRQLGAKASKETAL
- the MAPK12 gene encoding mitogen-activated protein kinase 12 isoform X3: MSSPPPARRGFYRQEVTKTAWEVRVVYQDLQPVGSGAYGAVCSAVDSRTGSKVAIKKLYRPFQSELFAKRAYRELRLLKHMRHENVIGLLDVFTPDETLDDFTDFYLVMPFMGTDLGKLMKHEKLSEDRIQFLVYQMLKGLKYIHAAGIIHRDLKPGNLAVNEDCELKILDFGLARQADSEMTGYVVTRWYRAPEVILNWMHYTQTVDIWSAGCIMAEMITGKTLFKGSDHLDQLKEILKVTGTPPDEFVQRLQSADAKNYMKGLPELEKKDFASILTNASPQA
- the MAPK12 gene encoding mitogen-activated protein kinase 12 isoform X1, with the protein product MSSPPPARRGFYRQEVTKTAWEVRVVYQDLQPVGSGAYGAVCSAVDSRTGSKVAIKKLYRPFQSELFAKRAYRELRLLKHMRHENVIGLLDVFTPDETLDDFTDFYLVMPFMGTDLGKLMKHEKLSEDRIQFLVYQMLKGLKYIHAAGIIHRDLKPGNLAVNEDCELKILDFGLARQADSEMTGYVVTRWYRAPEVILNWMHYTQTVDIWSAGCIMAEMITGKTLFKGSDHLDQLKEILKVTGTPPDEFVQRLQSADAKNYMKGLPELEKKDFASILTNASPQALNLLEKMLVLDAEQRVTAAEALTHPYFESLHDTEDEPKAQKYDESFDDVDRTLDEWKRDTYKEVLSFKPPRQLGAKASKETAL